The stretch of DNA TTgttaagtaaaacatttttttttccatttaagatTAGGATACTTACCAAAGTTTTGAGGGTGACcagctaaaatgaaataaaaaagaaattaataatCCTGCAAGTAAATGGCAAAACTGACAAATAGCCTAGTCTcaaacattttagcattttttaagCAAAGATTTAAGCAAAAACTGAGATTATACAAAGATAAAGTCATACTGCAGGCTGActataatatttaaatgaaaacaaagacagaccAGTCATACCAACAAACCCTAAAATTCAACTTACAAGACACATATTTAAGTAACTAGAACCTGACCATATGAAGTGTTGGCGTTCAGTGATAAATATTCAACTTTTAGCTCTTCATTAAAAAATCTCAAATGCATCATTTGAAGACACccactttaaaaaagaaaaagagaaacatgttCACAGAACTGGAAATCTTACTTACCCACAAGGGCCAGTGTAAGGGCAAGCACGACCTCCTTCATGGCTGATGAGGATGTGAATGATTGCAGTCACATGCAGCCTTTTAAATGGACATTTGTGGTGACAAAGTTCAACCAAGATGTCATGAAAGTATGATAAGAACCCTCGAACATTTGGGCTtggttttgtttggtttgattTGCTTTGACTTAATTTGGGGAGGACGTGTCAGTGAATGGAAAGTTAAGGCCACCTGACCTTGTTCTCCTCAGATATGCCAAATCAAAGTATCAGTTTCAAAATGTTTGCTGTATCTCACAGTTAACTTTAcaataatgaaagaaaatcatGTTTTCCTACAATAATCCTTATGTTTAATgaaagtaaatatatatttttggcaGTTGCTATATGTGCTCTTGGTGTATGTGATTAGTATTTGATataccaaacaaacacaaatacttaaaattaaaatatttctttaaccGTAACAACCCCCCACATTTTTGTAGAACTAAAGCTTataagacacatttttgtaatcCTTCTTATTCATATCTACTGTAGATTAATGTTTGTATTCCATAGTAATTACATGCCATTATTTAGTTTGTGTTGGTCATGACGTTCTGTGGCATCTCTCCATTATATTGTTGAAATGCAGTTTGAAGTTTACACAAGAGGGCACAATGATCATGGCTGTTTGTTCACTTTATTTGTTGTGCTTGGGGTGACCCTCAGTTGACATGACTTTTAGCAGGTCTGTTATTGACAGTGTTTCAACTGTTAAATAATAGTGACCATTACTTCACAATATGTACTGACAGAAAATGAGCACTTtgttcaaaatatattttttactaatccttgtaaaaacataatagaacagaaaagacaaataattgATCAGGTAgatcaattcaattttaatttcaaattaaTTATCAAATGTCTGCTGTCATGCACAGCCTTATATAAACTGTGTATTTCTTGATGTAAATACATTATACATAATATTCCAGTAGAGGCATGTTTGTGTAATCAAGGTGTTTCCTTTATTTCAAATTTGTagttatattttaaacatacaaATGCTCATTCAGTGGTCTGCAGTGTTGTATCATTACAAAGATATATGGTTGTAAATATGCAAActcatatgtatattttattcatttatttataataattattttaccatttcttttttatctttgaattttttattaaatagtAGTTGTACTTTGGATATGGGTCAAAGACATTTAAGGTTCTCAAAGTagtgaacaaaacaaacatcagcAAGTACAGTTCCCTAAAAggctttttgtattttcattggAGTGTCACCTATGCCCTCAGAGTAAAGCCAGTAATTCATTTATATTGTAATGTGATTTATATATTGTGATTTATATTGTATACTGTAATTCAGTATAACACCAAGTtttgtttaaaacaaacattttatgtcCATTTTTCATAATCACATggttatatatttatgtttggcCTGTAATTGATGCATCATGGGTTCAACTCTAAATTtgttgaatgattttttttttttttacaaacatttaCTGCCTTGCacttaaaaaatgcaaaaatgtttttcttctttgagatttgtttttgtctccatgaaTCAAAAATGCGTCATCCCATACATCACCACTAAACCAGCAGTAATGTTTTTGGTTGTagatcagttgatttatgttattataatgtaaaagtATATCATTTGGTGACCGAAAAAATGaagttcaatttttttttcatgcctaaagagaaaAATTAGGAGAAAAATTCTTACtgatcataattcatgcatgaaagggttaaattgaTTTATTCACTAAAACTATTTTTCTGTATATGTGTCATTTGATTTATCCATTGATTGAGTTGTTGAATGACATATCATTGCCCAAATCACTGAGTatgtaaacatatttatatatttataaaatatttatatatctgtatAGCAAACAGGCAAATGTTGTAATGTAGTTAGATATTATCACATGGAAATATGGACCGTGTATTTTTTTGACAAAAATctaatcataaatcataaatggaAAACACAGTCTTTTAGAAAAGATGGCAGAACATCAACCAGTGCAAAAAGTTAGTatgctgtctctctttctttgatttttgtaaGAACCTGGTGATTCTCAAACAAACTGATCCACATACACCTGCTCttgctgctcctcttcctccctcagtacactgtactgtatgtactctGTTGTCTGCAAGTAGCAATCATTTACACTGCACACAGCACCCTACACATTACAGCTCTGGAATATCAGTACATTCGCACTGGAGGCTCCAGGTTCCAGGTTCAAGGTGTTATGTTGTATAGGAATCTATGCTTAAGACACATGGATCCCCTACACATCAGATCCAATATCCAACATGTAATTATAATACAGGAGCCTTAAGATTTTAGTTGATCTAATAATTTAGTGGTTCATATTTGCAAACAGATTCACTATTAATCAAATTAGTTCAAACCAAATGACCCACAGTTAATCTGGAGCAGTTACCTGCTTTTCTCAGTTGTTATCCTGCTTTGTCAAGTAGAGATGGGGCTGCAAAGGAGACCCCCATGACTTCTGTTTATGTCAGGCTACCCTAACTGCAGATGTAGTTTGTACTTACTCAGCTAAATAAATCCAAACTTTGTGCAGGTTTTATCAAGATAAGGTTATTaagaaaatatgcttttttAGTGATGTTTTTCAATttagttgttgtgtttttacagtacAAACATCAGCTAGCCTACCAAATACAGCAAGCCATTGAAGTATGAATGACTTTTTCTCACTCTCAACGGGCAGTGTAGCTCTTTACAGATGGATGAAACATTCAGCTTGGcagtagagaaaaaaacacaatgacaaaaagaaaaacacaacaacattaacaaaaacacaacgacaaatagaaaaacccaacaacagaaaatcactttgtatgatttttaagtaattaatttgcattttattgcatgacataagtatttgatacatcagaaaaacagaacggaatatttggtacagaaacttttgtttgcaattacagagatcagacgcttcctgtagttcttgaccagaggcctgaggcctgtactacgaagctggattttctcttatcgaggtaacttcagggttaaccctgggttttccatCCTATgacaccatggtaacttatgctgaacacCTAACCTGCttcggagcaggttatgttctggataagagtttttagggagatGCAATCCTTTAGATGTCCCCGATGAAATCCCATACGAAAGGTACAGAATGATTTTCAAGcaacattaagttagtttaatattcaacattcatttgactttcaaagtataaacctattatgcgcttcaaccatttgagtgaatgatgtcaaaccaacataactaacatacagactaatatccttCATGTGCCTTaaggcttatttttcaaatatatcttttcgtcaattttttacatgtacaataaataaataatctccTGTTTCAGGAAACCTGACAGAAAGtctcaataagaacatcttgagagtaatcgttgcaaaagtgcagaaaagcagaattttattcatattttttaattgtaaaaaatgaccaaaatatatatttaaaaaagaatccttGTGGCAAATGAGGGacattagtctgtatgttatacaatTGGTTTGActtcattcactcaaatagATGAAGCatataataggtttgtattttgaatgtcaaattaatgttgaatattaaactaacttaattaAACTTAATAACTTGCCAggattccttcctggcttttgctgcagcaacagtgatgcttttggcctggatgatgtgtttgacttcttcatatttttgaagaataattgtctgctccgccatagtaaagtaggctgctttgcagggtttctccatgtttgtgattggtcagacgctgcaaacacctccccttttaTGTGagcgcagtgatccagattggaaaaccctgggttcaattaccgagttgataaccagtttcgtagtaccgcttatcatgattacgaatgtctgggtaagtcaacccaggtaacggagagatatcccgggtatgttaatccagcttcatagtacaggcctcaggtttgcacacactgcagcagggattttggcccactcctccatacagatcttcTCCAGATCCTTCAGGTTTCGAGGCTTTCACTGGGCCATACGGACTTTCAGCttcctccaaagattttctattgggttcaggtctggagactgtctaggccactccaggaccttgagatACTTCAGACAGGCCTGGACATGTGCTGGCTTGAGCAGGGGGCGCTGTAGGATTTTAATCCATGACGGCGTAGTGTGTCactaatggttttctttgagactGTGGTCCCAGCTCCCCTCAGGTCATTGACCAGGTCCTGCCATGTAGTTCTGGACTGATCCCTCACCCTCCTCATGATCATTGATGCCCCATGAAGTGAGATCTTGCATGGAGCCCCATTTCGAGGGAGACTGACCGTCATGttgaacttcttccattttctaataattacACCAACAGTTGTTGCCTTCTCACCAAGCTGCTTGCCTATTGTCCTGTAGCCAATCCCAGCCTTGTGCAGGCCTACAGTTTTATCCCTGATGTCCTTACACAGCCATTGTGGAGAGGTTggagtctgtttgattgagtgtgtggacaggtgtcttttatgTAGGTAACGTGTTCAAACAGGTGCAGTTAATACAGgtaatgagtggagaacaggagggcttcttaaatcaaatactacaaataggtgatcaaatacttatgtcatgcaataaaatgctttgtaagtgggaaaacctgcaaaatcggcagtgtatcaaatacttgttctccccactgtatgtTTCACCTCCTCATCAGTTTCCATTAGAAGCTGTTACTCGCTTGGTGAGAAGTGTGCTCTGTGATCGATCGAGTGGTCTGTGTATGAAAGCCATCAACACGCATGTATCTGAATGATTTAGACCTGGCTTGACATATTCGCATATCCTCATCCTGGATTGGCAAAGGTGCAACATATCATGCCAGGATGCACTGATGAGACTTTGTCGAGTCTCGCTTTTTCacttatcctggatttcttaaTTCTGCTTTTGTGCAACAGCCCTCAGGTACAGtgtaaagcagcctttcccacctgttaaaaTGACAGACTTGCTTTGTGCTTTCGTCCAATCAGCAATgatccttgtcatagcaggtaccTACCCTTTCCATTAGGAgctaatgttgttgtgttttcctttttgtgtggtgtttttgttaatgtcgttgtgttttcctttttgtcattgtgttttcctttttgttgttgtcgtttgcccttcagggccaccgtacaGACCCCATTCACTAGAGGGACTAAAGTCGTTCTTTTCTAAACTGCAACTACTACTCCTTTAATGTTCATTCTTAgtgtatactgtatttttaataagactgataaatattcatttttcatttgaaaatggTTGATCatactttttattatattttatattacacttttatatttttttcttgtcatatAAAATTTGTTACTTAAAGACTCTCTCCAAAAATGTAGTGAGATAAATAAAATTTCATTAAAATCTTTATAATTACATCtacttctccctcattaaaaaaatcctgagtcattaaatatgcaaatattgttcatttcaaaagttgaaCTGCTTGACACAAGATGTGTCCTACTTCAATGTGAAGTCCAttctctgtgtatgtgcactCAAGGCTTTAAGTTTCtccatcacacttgtgtaagtccCACACTGGACCACGATTGGCtgcaaactagttgtgatgtcatgaaCTGCTAACTTTTGGTGAGCACAATAAAACTTTCCCCTTTCtacagatgaaagatgaaagaaatttGTCTAGTGTCAAGCTGTACACAGTGAAAAAATCCAACGGAagtaacaataagcaaaacacatttctgaataAACAGGGACTTTAAtgatttttgatattttagaCAAGATCAGTGTACTGTAACATGAACAACAGTGTTGTGAAGGTAGACTCCAGAGAATCAAGACTGTAAAATGACATACTGTTTCTCCACAGAACATTCCCACTACAAATAGAGCACATTCAAGCTGTGGCTTCACAAATTCATAGTTTAGAGTTTGTGATTTAGCCTTTAGAGATTGTGAAGAAAAAGGTTTGTCATTTTTAGTCATTGTGATTTTAGATTTTGAAGAAGCTGAACATCACACGATTTTACATATGCCTCTTTAGTTTATTGAAGTTTACAGTTCATATTAATTAACAATGACAGGGACAAAACAAATTTGAACCAATGTGACTGAAGGATATGAGATTAAGCACACTGAGCGTTGCAGCGACAGGCCAGGTGGGCCTCGGCTGAATCGCTCATGTCCTCGCTTTTCTCATAAATGCTGCTCAGACCTTCAGCACGATTCAGGTTGGAATCTGCAACAGCAGAGAGAATAAAGTGATTAGGCACTGTTAAACATAGATGTATAGTGTGTCAGTTTGGTAAATAAGTGGTGATTGTCTGCAGACTCACCAGTAGGCAGGCAGTGGAAGCCAACAGTGACAGAGGTGGTTCTCACTGGCATGCAGCCGGGCAGGCAGCGCAACACAGGCTCAACAGAGTAGCATTTGGACTCCTGGCCATGGAGGATCATTTGCTTTTCCAGTTTCACGGATTCAAGCTTCATGTAGCACTCTGgaaaaggttggaaaagaaagGTAAGCACTGCAGCAGCCCTCAGCTGAAAACACATATTCATTGGTTCTAGTCTTTTCTATGATCTCATACAATTATAGTTTGGTGTAGGTTTGTTATGTCTTGTGAATTTCTTTGTATGCTTCGTTTTGCCATAATGAGTGTAAATGATATTCTTGATAAAACAAGGTGAAGCCAGTTTTACCAGAGGCATCGCGGCAGCTCTTTCCAGGCAAAACCCAGGAATGAGCGTAGCTGGCTGCGTTCTTGGTCTGCCGTTCGTTGGGTGTGCGGAACTCCTGTCTGAATTCCCCATCAGCCTTTCCACAGAGTCCACAGGTCTGTCCCCTCATCCAATCCACAACTTTAACCTGAAGAGAAGCAAAGTGGTTCAGTGTTTACAACTGTGTTTTAACCATGCCAGTACGACAATATAGACtattaaaaatttaaatttagaAGAATTACACAAGATGATCAGATTTATTTCAATACCTTCAGTGCGTTCACATCAAAGAAGACCTCCTGAAGACCATGGCTGGGAGCGTGAAGAGCAACGCCATTACTTTTCCTTCTGATCTGAATCTTGCCTAAAATTaatgcaaatataaaatatgttgtttttttaaaactctttcAGCAATTATTTTGAGCACAACAATTCAATCTAAAATGATAAGATAGAAAAACCTGTTGGATGCTGGTATGGCAGGTTGTTGATAGGGATCTCTACTCCATTGACCTTCACCATGACAGCATTGTCCCTCAGATACATGTCTACGTCACTgttgaaaaacaaatgaaatatatgaatTGTAGTTGTTTTCTGGAATTCGAGGTTGACAACAACAATTTAGGTATAAATACTGTGTGTTCTTACATGTCTGCAATCTTCACATTGATTTCGTTCTGTTCCTGTGTTTGGTCTCTCTTCAGCAGAACCATGAATTTAAGTTCTGAGCTGCAATCCTGAGCCAAAACCTGGTAGCAAGAGTGGGGCATTTCATTCTTGTATTTCCTGTTGTTGAAGGTAATCAGAGTGTCTTTGACCATGGCACACttagctggaacagaaagaaagaTTAACCAGTAAGTTAGTCATTTACTAATCAGTGTGACTTTTCAGTAAGACCTGTTCCTTTGAATATTTTCACCTGCGTGAGCCTTGGTGACCATGTAGGTGACCTTGTCAACTAAGCTGTCCTGGTATGCTTCCAGCTCTGCAGCAGTGTCTCCAAATGGCAGATAAACAGGGAGACCCACATCACGTTTGATGATGGTCCTCTATAATACCAAATTGAAACAGTCAGAGAGGATATGCAGTATATATGAGAGAAACAGGGAATAACACTGTACCTTTGGTGTCTTCAACACAACATTCAGGGTTTTCTCTGAAGCAACGGCCACAGTCAGTTTGATCTGATTacgttcattcttgacctttgCCTGGGTTACTCCGATGGACCGAGAGATACGTGAAATGTACTCAGACAGCCTAGACAgacataaaagcaaaatgttaaatcaacTGTTGATAGACAGATGTGCAGCAAAATTAAACTTTgcaaaaggaagtaataaaatCCCACACACTTCCACATCCAGGATGTTTGATATACCTTATATGACCTTGAATTTTCAATTACTTTAGTGCCACAAGTACATAGAAAGTAATCAGTTTCTTTTGCAAGGTTTtagaaaatagaagaaaatgtttgaaattaGATTGTGACATTACTGCTGTGCATAGCGCCTCATGCTTTTTGGAAGTTTGTCCCAGGTCAGCTTCACACGGAAGGCAGGCTCTTTACCCACAAGACCAGTTTCAGCTGTGATCTCAGTTGCGTATTGTTTGCATTCAATTCCCCAGGCAATCTTggcctaaaaaaacaaaacaaatttaacTGGAGTTAAACTCTTTTCTGCTACTACCAGCTTAAGTCATGTCAGACTGCATCAAAGGTGTTACTGTACCATCAGCTTGTGGTTGCTCAGCAAGACACCATCAGCGCAGATTCTCCAGTGGTCATTCTCAGCCAGGTTGgcaaaaataaactgcagtcTGGCAGTTGTTTTGTCAAAGTAAGCTGCGATCTGGTATCCCTGAACCTTGTGGTCGGCTCTGACAGCGCGAATGAGAATGGTCACAGCAGGAGTGACGGTGCTAGCGAGGTACTTGGCCTGAGAGTGCAAACCAGTGAGTAACATTAATAAGTTTTGATTTTTCCCATTATATACATGAGACTGTAAATGGCTGGGTACGATTACTCACCTTGTTGTAGATGGTTTCGAAGCTGTGGGCGCTGCTCCTGCTGTTTGCACGGGATGTGGAGACTGCATGCTGCAAAGAAGAAAGCATTTAGCTTGCTCAGGCAGAGTATATGATTTgactgtttaatgcttttttacTCATCAATCAAATACCTGGTGGATGTGGTTCTTGGTGAACTTCATGTCATACAGTTCTTGCTGTAATAGAAACATCGCATTAATTCCTGCATGTACTTTATGAGTCTACTGTTTCTCACATTTTCAGTGGTAAATTTATGTCTCACCTTTGACATGGAGCTGgacctggaggagctggagctggaagAGCGGCTGCTGGACAGGCTAGATGAGCGGCTACTTGATCGACTACTTGATTGACTGCTGGAGGCACTGCTGGAGGCACTGCTGGAGCGGCTGCTCAGTCTTTTTGATACCTTGCTTCCCTGGGCAACGGCGTCAACAATCTTGCTCTGGCGGcgagaggaggagctggaggaagaCTTGGATGATACAGAGGAAGAGGCACTTGAACTGCGCTTAgagctggagctgctggagcgGGAGCTGCTGGAGCGGGAGCTGAGAGAACGagagctgctggagctggaggaAGTCCTGTTCTTCAGACCAGGAACCAGGATTTTCTTGAGTTTCATCAGGACGTTCTTGTCCTCAAGAATTTCCTCTTCCTCGCTCAAGTTAATCACTTTGATGATCTTTTCTGCTGCTTTATCGCCAACCTGAATCTCAATTTCAATCTTCTCAATGACGggtccagcagctacaaccaaagaaataaacagaaacattattTTTCAGCGACTGCTTACAAAACAACTTAGGTCAGTAACTTGATGTCATCCATTTTACTTGCCTGGAGCAACATCAACCAAGACAGCATGTTTTCCAATTATGGCGTAGAGTGGACAGTCTCTGATGAAAGCAGCGTTGTGAGATTCAATCTCAGTGCACGCCTTGATTCCAAAGGTTTCAAATGCAGCACACATTTTCCTCTCAAAGGCCCTGGGGATTTTCCTCTTGTTGACAATTTTGCTTGGCACATCAACAGGAATGATTTCAGATGATGCtgactgtaaacacaacagAGATCACCACATTAATTTGGAAGAAGGTATAATTTGGTGAAGGAAAAGGTGGTCAGAAAACCAAACTCACAATGCTACCAAGCAGGGAGGATGCCATCCTAGAAAGTCTTGAGGAGGAGGTCTGTCTTGACAGCAGAGCTGCAGCTCCAGCTGGAATCATTGGTGTTATCTTGGCGGCTGCGAGGTCTTCCACATTTCTTGCAATAGCAAAGGTCTCAACActgttgaaagaaaaaataatgtcaGGAAATTCAAAGATATTTCAAAAACTGTGtaagtaaatatgttttttttttcaactatctttttttttacaaggtaCAAAGAGACagtaatataaaaagacaatatttttgtaagttattatgttaaaataaaaggaaCATACAGTGCAGATGCAATCTTATCGATACCCTGGACGGGCAGGAACTGGAACTTGAAGTTGCCTTTAATCATGTCAATTCTTGCTTCCATCTTTGCAGGAACAATTGTATGAACTCTGGCTCTTGACAGTAGGGAAGCCTGGATCAAAGCAGTATTCACGCCCATAACTGCATAGGTGTGCATGGAGACACTGCAAGACACAGAAAATATGAGAGAGGGTGGTTTCTCTGA from Scomber japonicus isolate fScoJap1 chromosome 7, fScoJap1.pri, whole genome shotgun sequence encodes:
- the LOC128362393 gene encoding vitellogenin-2-like — translated: MRVLVLALTVAFAACHQVSFAPEFATGKTYVYKYEAFLMGGLPEEGLARAGVKVLSKVMISAAAPDTFILKLVNPEIFEYSGIWPKDAFIPATRLTSALAAQLLTPIKFEYANGVVGKVFAPAGVSATVLNVYRGILNIFQMNIKKTQNVYELQEPGVQGVCKTHYVISEDAKAERILLTKTKDLNHCQERIIKDIGLAYTEKCAECEARGKTLKGAAAFNYVMKPAPTGALILEATATELIQFSPFNILNGAAQMEAKQILTFVEVARAPVEPIRADYLHRGSLQYEFGSELLQTPIQLLRISNTEAQIVEILNHVVTFNVAKVHEDAPLKFIELIQLLRVAKFESIEALWTQFKVRPDYRHWILHAVPAIGTHTALRFLKEKFIAGELTIAEAAQALLASVHMVTADLEAIRVAEGLAMNHKIRENPVLREIVMLGYGTLVAKYCAENPSCPAALVKPIHDIAVQAVARSDIDELTVAIKVLGNAGHPASLKPILKLLPGFGSAAANLPLRVHIDAVLALRNIAKKEPKMIQEMAVQLFMDKALHPELRMVAAVVLFETKLPMGLVTTLADTLLKETNMQVASFVYSYMKAMTRNTAPDFASVAAACNVAVKILSPKLDRLCYRYSRALYFDAYSNPWMMGAAASAFYVNDAATILPKAILAKARTYLAGAYADVLELGVRTEGIQEALMKIPKAPENAERITKMKQVMKALSEWRAHPSSQPLASVYVKFFGQEIAFANIDKAMVDQIIELATGPAIHTYGRKALDALLSGIAVHYVKPMLVAEVRRIMPTAVGLPMELSFYTAAVAAASVELQASVTPPLPENFHAAQLLKSDINLRAAITPSVSMHTYAVMGVNTALIQASLLSRARVHTIVPAKMEARIDMIKGNFKFQFLPVQGIDKIASALVETFAIARNVEDLAAAKITPMIPAGAAALLSRQTSSSRLSRMASSLLGSISASSEIIPVDVPSKIVNKRKIPRAFERKMCAAFETFGIKACTEIESHNAAFIRDCPLYAIIGKHAVLVDVAPAAGPVIEKIEIEIQVGDKAAEKIIKVINLSEEEEILEDKNVLMKLKKILVPGLKNRTSSSSSSSRSLSSRSSSSRSSSSSSKRSSSASSSVSSKSSSSSSSRRQSKIVDAVAQGSKVSKRLSSRSSSASSSASSSQSSSRSSSRSSSLSSSRSSSSSSSRSSSMSKQELYDMKFTKNHIHQHAVSTSRANSRSSAHSFETIYNKAKYLASTVTPAVTILIRAVRADHKVQGYQIAAYFDKTTARLQFIFANLAENDHWRICADGVLLSNHKLMAKIAWGIECKQYATEITAETGLVGKEPAFRVKLTWDKLPKSMRRYAQQLSEYISRISRSIGVTQAKVKNERNQIKLTVAVASEKTLNVVLKTPKRTIIKRDVGLPVYLPFGDTAAELEAYQDSLVDKVTYMVTKAHAAKCAMVKDTLITFNNRKYKNEMPHSCYQVLAQDCSSELKFMVLLKRDQTQEQNEINVKIADIDVDMYLRDNAVMVKVNGVEIPINNLPYQHPTGKIQIRRKSNGVALHAPSHGLQEVFFDVNALKVKVVDWMRGQTCGLCGKADGEFRQEFRTPNERQTKNAASYAHSWVLPGKSCRDASECYMKLESVKLEKQMILHGQESKCYSVEPVLRCLPGCMPVRTTSVTVGFHCLPTDSNLNRAEGLSSIYEKSEDMSDSAEAHLACRCNAQCA